Within Triticum dicoccoides isolate Atlit2015 ecotype Zavitan chromosome 1B, WEW_v2.0, whole genome shotgun sequence, the genomic segment CGGTGGGGCGTGCTCCAGGGCTTCAAGGCGACCTGCCATCCGGCTCTGCTGGGGCGGCTCGGCGACGGCGGGGTGATCGCCGTGGATGACAGGGTGGTGAAGGACAGGAACGTGGTGACCAGCCAGGGCATCGGGACGGCCATCGAGTTTGCGCTCGCCTTAGTGGAGCAGCTATACGGCCAACGCAcggcggaggaggtcgccggacCTTTGGTAAGTACGGTCTAGCTAGTGTACAACTACTACTTCTTCAGTTCAATCTTCTTACATATGCAACTGCTAGTATATGCGCCCCAAGCAAGGAGTCAAGTATAGCATCCAAGAGTATAATCAGGTCCAATGGAAATGCACTGGCACGCCTCGGGTTCTTGTGCCGGTTGCCAACGGCTCGGAGGAGATGGAGGCTCTCAACCTGATCGATGTCCTGCGGAGGGCAAGCGCACGCGTCACGGTCGCTTCGGTCGAGGACGTGCCACGCATCGTGACCCGCCATTACAAGCTCAATCTGATCGCCGATGTGATGCTGGAACAAGCTGCTGAAATGGAGTTCGACCTCATTGTGATGCCGGTAAGTTGGAGTTCAGTCGAGCATTTCTTTATTTTCTTAGAAAAATGAAGGCAAACACAGGGCCTCTGGTCGTAAATGGTGCTCTTGGGACTACTTGAGTGACCTTGttgtttgttttgtttgtttgtttgttgcatGTGTATATATATGTACCATAGGGTGGTCTTCCTGGTGCTCTCAAGTTCACCAGCACGGATAAACTTGTGGGCATGCTGAAGAAACAGGCGGAATCTGGTAGACCCTACGGTGCAATATGCGCTTCCCCTGCTTACGTCCTCGAGCCCCACGGTTTACTCAAGGTATTTAGCCCTTTTTATGCAAGTTTGATGCTTCTGGCTTATGTTTTCCGTCTTTCCTTTCTTTTTACAAAAGATAAAGCAATATGGTGATAGGGCAACTTCTGTCACCGTTGTAGGGTAAGAAAGCGACATCATTTCCACCCATGGCGCACCTGCTTACGGACCAGAGCGCGTGCGAATACAGGGTCGTCGTTGACGGCAACCTTatgacaagcagagcaccagggacTGCCACAGAGTTTGCCCTGGCAATCGTCGAGAAGCTATTTGGTGAGGAGAAAGCGGTCGCAATAGCCAAGGAGTTGGTTTTTATGTGACAACGTGCATTGTTGAGGCGGGCAATGCCCATTTTACATGGCTAGGCTCTATCAAGACTGGTCACTCATACATTTTGTATAAGCTCTAGGTACACATATTCCACAATGGTGTTGGATATGTCTCGTGAATGTCAGTTTCAAGATCTTTGATAGTAAGGTTGATACTATAGCGCTGGCTCACACACTGTAGAGGGCGTGGTCATGTTTTGTGAACCTTCCATGAGCTTCATACGAAGAAATTCAACAAATCTATCTGTAAATTAGATTTCGAGAAGTCATAAGACAAAGTGAGGTTGGCCTAGTACTACCAAGTGTTGATATCCGGAACCTCGAGCTGGGACTTAGCCGTTTGCCGCCAACTTGTTTTTAGAGGATGTCCTGACTGTACCTCCAAGGGGGAGTTGTCCGGTACTACCAAGCAACATATGTTGTATGAGACGGTGCAAAGCAAGTTGTTGTCGAAGCATTCTTCTCtcggtagcacctaggtatttccaTTTATCCTAGTGGTGTTTTTCGACATGGTGCGACCACAAGGTGCCATGCCCACTTCGGTGAAAGAGAGCTTTCCCCTTTGGCCGTTCAAACCTTCAAACTAGTCCGGTAATACCAAGTGTGAAGTTTGGAACTATCAATCATGTTAGTTCCTAAGCCTAATGGTCAGATTTCTATAAGTAGGAACCCCTTACCCCCGCGGGTGGTGAAGTTTTTGAACGCTCATAAGCCAATGTTGTCATGTTGTGTTCTACCTTCTCCTTTGCCTAACCGTTTTTGCTCATTAGCTTCATCATCACAAAAAAATAGAGAAAGCAGCGAGCAACATTATAGCTGAAGGgcaattattttctcaatctgcaAGGAGCATTAAAGCAAAATGAATCACTTCTTGCTTTTTGCAAATTCCAGGTGATCCTTGATGTAGCAAAATAAAAGGAAATGTTTCCCCCAAGATAACCAGACTTCCCCACTTGGTTCTTCATACTCGAGGTAACCTTGTTGGTTGCAGGTAGATATTCAAATTAAAGCAACATCCAGAGGAAGAGTGACCATCAACGGTGGCTGAGAAGAGTGTTGCCAACGGTGGTGGGCCGTCGACGAGGCCAAGGTGAGCTGGTAGGCGGATGTCAGCCGGGAGAATACGGGACGGTGGTCGACGGAGAACCTCCAATGACGGCACACTTTTTGAGCAAAATGCTGTCATTTTTTTAAAAATTAGGGAACAAAATGTTGTCATCTGCTTTATAAGCAGGATAAGAAAATGTTGCCGCTCTATCTTTTTAACTGAAACCGCCCATTAAGAGGGTATCGGCGAGCCGTCGGCTCCGTTCTTAAGCTTCTTATTCAGCTTATAAGATAGTCAGTGAGAATTTTTACCTTTTACGGGAACAAATAACTTAACATATTTTTTAGGGTATATAAGGGAATTGCTTGTTTTTTTTATTAGAATCTGTTAGACAACCTTTTTAGTAGAATCCAATTAGCATCATCATTGCAAAGGAAAACGGACATTGGTGGGCCGGGCCTTACAAACGGGCCGGGTCAGCAAAGATGGGCCTCAAACCTTCCAGAGCCACCTGGTCTACTTCCTCCACGGTAGCAATCGTCATCGTCATATAGGTTTCTCTCAAGCTCTGAACCCCGCCGCCTCCGGAAGCTTCTAGaaccttctccccctctccccccgcctccgcctccggcTCCCATGGCCGACGCCGCCGACGCCCTCTCAGGTACGCGCGCCTACCCCTCCAGCTCCTCTCCGCTCCTTCGTAAGCAAAGAGATCTCCCCCCAATCTCAATCTGGTCCGTCCGCCGCTGCAGCTCGGAGCAAGGTGCAGTCTTTCCTGGAGGCCGCGTGCTCCGGCGACCTCGAGGCCCTCCGGAGTACGTCCCCCGCTCCCGCCCCGCTCACCCCGTCGCCGCCCGGCACGGCTTGCTCACCTGCTAAGCTTTTGTTGGTTTTGTTGTTGGCGCAGAGTTCGGGTCCGCTCTCGACGAGGAGGGGAAGGGCGCGGCCGCGGTGGCCGCCGGCGTGCGGGACGCCAACAAGCGCACCGCGCTGCACTTCGCCGCCCGGGAGGGCCAGACCGAGGTCTGCAAGTTCCTCGTCGAGCAGCTCCGCCTCCCCGTCGACCCCAAGGACGACGACGGTAATGCTTCCCTGACTCACTATCCCCATGCTATATGATGCGGCCATGCTCACTTTCTCCTTGTATTGCTCTGATTCAAAATGTGTGTGTGCAATTCAATAGATGCTTGGTATGGTGGTGGTGATGCATATTATATATCTGAATCAATTTTCCAGGTGAGACTCCGCTCATCCATGCCGCCCGGCAGGGCCGCCAGGAGACGGTGGAGTACCTGCTCGGCCGCGGGGCCGATCCTTCCGTCGCGTCCAACATGGGAGCCACGGCGCTGCATCATGCTGCAGGCATAGGTAATGATGATGATGCTGCCCCTCCCTAATGGTGGTGCTCTGTGTGTGTGCTGTCGATTACCGACTCCTGATGCTGATCGATAATTCTGTATGTTGATGAAGTGGAGACAATATCTGAACGAACGTGTGGCGTTTATTTTATTCTTCTTGTTACAGGACACATAGAGATTATGAAGATTTTGCTTGGTAAGGGAGTCGATGTTGAATCCGAAAGCGAGTCCGGCACTCCCCTTGTTTGGGCTGCTGGTCATGGACAGCAAGACGCGGTCAAGCTTCTGCTTGAACACAATGCTAAGGTACTTGCTCGTCTATGCGTTCTCTCCGCCAGTTTGTTAATCTGAGTTTTCAGTTATTCATTCAGTGCCAAGGTTCAGTGCAATACTCCTGACTATGCGGTGATTTTAGTTATTACTAGTAATTAACTTGAGCAGAAACTAAATTTATAACTGTGAGCAGCAAAAACCTGCTGCATGAATTAATTTGCTGAGGTGTTGTGTATGAATTCAATTTAGTTAGGTGGGCTTTCAGCAACTTTTGTACTCAAACTAGTTCTTACAAACCTTGCTTTTGCAGCCCGACACTGAAACTGCTGATGGTATCACTTCGCTCTTGTCTGCTGTTGCTGCTGGTTCCCTCCCATGCTTGGAGGTTCTAATCCAGGTACATGATTGGGCGAGTAAAGGATTTGTTTGATTTCGTTCATTTTCGTCACATAGATGTCATTGCTTATTTTTGGTTACTGGATGCTCTGTTTTCCCTGTTAGACAATGTGGTTTGTGCCTTGGGAATTTGGCAAACATGCACATGAATTGGGAATAAGTATAACAGTATTCCTTTATTACTGCATCGCGAATGTGCATACAAGCGTACAAAGTCGAAGGAAAAGATTCAAATGTTTATTCTCGTTTTATTTTTGCCATTTTACTTCTGTTTCTGCATTCATATAATACGCAACATTGTTTTATACATTTGTTTAATAATTAGCTTAATAATGTGCAACATAGGCAGGTGCAAACCCAAATGTCACTGCTGGTGGAGCAACCCCATTGCATGTTGCTGCAGACAGTGGAAATCTCGAAATGATCAAATGTTTGCTTCAAGCTGGAGGCGACCCAAATACCTCTGACGATGTAAGTCACCATGTCTGAGTACTTCATTTAACTTGCCAAGTGTGGTGATGCTATAATTTATTTTATTCATATAGTACCCATCGTGTGTAATCATGGTGACTCTGCATTCATTTTAGCTAGACGTTCCAATTGCCTTTGACTGTCTTATTTATGCAAACCGAaagtgtggaaaataataataTTCCATTTCTAAACTTATTCTTCCTGGGTAGTAATAATTATTTAAAGCAACATTGCCTAAACCAGTGAATCTAACTGTTGATGATTACCTTTTCCTTCTTTCTTTCCTGCAGGATGGATTTAAGCCAATAGAGGTTGCTGCTTTAAGGGATAACCTTGAAGTCGTTGAACATCTTTTACCATTGACTTCTCCAATCCCAGGTGTCTCGAATTGGACTGTTGATGGAATAGTAAAATACGCATCATCTAAAATGGAAGAGGAAAAGGTGCCACTTTTGAATTTTTTATATCCTCGTATGTTCATGAAACCTCTTTACTTTGCAAATTCTGTCAACTTTTACATCTGCATACATTCTACAGGCGCAAGAAAATGAGTCAGCCAGTTTACAGAGACGACAACCCGTTGAGGTGCGCCGTTATCGTATATGTTTTTTTATAAAAATCAAGGAATCTAGTATCTGTTATAATAATAGTCGACTTGAAAAATTCAACTGTTGATTTTCACTGCACAAGTTTTACATCACCTAAAAAAATGCCATGCAGGTGTCACCTGAGGCGAAAAAGAGATCATTGGAAGCCAAATCGAGAGGTGATGACGCATTCAGAAGAAAAGACTTCCTAGTAGCAGTGGATGCATATACACAGGTAAGAATCGTTTTTCTTCTTCCTGGAAGCAGTTGTGTGGGACAAAAAGAACTCTAGAAGACTAGAAATTTAGTTGTAATTTCACATGCCATCTGGGTATAGATGCAATCCTGAGCCAGCCAACCTTCATTTTATCAAGTGTCAGTAAGTTTACTGGATTATAGTGCATTGAGAGAATCATCACAACAGAACGGAACTCTGCATTTCAGGCCATTGAATTCGACCCGAATGACCCTGCATTGCTTTCGAACAGAAGCCTTTGTTGGCTGCGGGCAGGGCAAGGTGAGCGTGCCCTGGAGGACGCGAGAGCATGCCGAGCACTGAAGCCAGACTGGGCGAAAGCTTGCTTCAGGGAAGGCGCAGCGCTGCGCCTTCTGCAGGTTTGTCACTTTCAGAGACGCGCAGCAACCGGACATTTATTCCTTGCTGCCCCTGTTTCTTTTTCTCTTTGTATGACTACATATGCATACCTGATGACTCAAGACTACACTTGTTGTGCTGTGGCTGCACCGACAGAGGTTCGAGGAAGCTGCAAACGCGTTCTACGAGGGGGTGCAGCTCGAGCCGGAGAACAAAGAGCTCGTGAAGGCATTCAGGTAGTAAAAATATGAGAGGAAAAAACTCGTACCAGTCGAAAATGAGGGAGGAACTTCTATGCTCTGCTTTTGTTTTACTGATTCGTGTTTTGCCGGTCGCGACGACAGGGAGGCTGTTGAGGACGGGAGGAAGTTCCACGGGACGAACAAGCCAACAACAAacggaacaaagtcagaatgaggaTGGCAGCGACGAACCGAACAAAGCCATGCTAGTATCAAAAGCTTGTATGAGTATCTCCGTGGGATCGCATCGGGGATCCGTTTTACTCTGTCAAGGTGATAGGGAGGATGAGTGTAAGCGGAGATGTTTGCGAATTCGATTAGAAACCTCGTTGGGTTGTGTGACTCGGTTAGCATTCTATGGTATGAGTACTGTCTTAGTGTAGGACATACAAATGGCCTGTGAACTTGTGGTGGATTATCCTTCGACATTGCCAGCATACATTTTCTTTAATTGTTTCTTTTGCTGCTTCTTCCAACTTTCATCTACTCAACACTAAAAACATGTGGTAGAATTTGTTACTCCATCCGTTCTGAAATTTTGGTGATGTTCTCCGATGACGTGCAATATTGATATGGCAGTAAATAGGAAAGAAATATATGACTATTGTAGTCATGATGAACGATTTTACATCATATAGAAATCTAATGATGTTATTTTTGTCTGACCAGCTCTCATTATACATTTTATTCAGGACTATCCAGCGACCGTTCGCTGGCCAGGATGGCATTTACGAACATGCGGCTGTCGGTTTTAATATTTGGGGATCACATTTTTGACAGAAAGCATGCCATTTTGCTTATTTTAGTGcattttcattgaaaaactttatttattttagtgcattTTCATCGGAAAGCTTTCACCGTCAGATCTCGATCCTGTGGCTATGAGTGGGTTTGCTGGGGATTTCCTCCTTGGGGAACGGCTGCTATATATCATTCCCGTTTATTTATTTGACCGAGTAATTGTCATTTTTAAGAGAAAATGGTAATTGCATATTTTAAAAATGTTGTACTCCCTTTAATTCGAATTTTGACGGCGTCTCCATGCACTGTTGAGTACGATTTTACTTACAGAAATGTGCAAccgagttttttttttttgcggtggGTGAAACTGAGCATCTGacccaaacttgtacatactttttTGTGCAACTTTTCTCGATGTGTATCACTTTTTAAGAAACACCTATTTTCCGTGTGGACGCAATCGCAGGCACACCATAAGTATAAGATAGTAGATGCATAGCTATGTCAAAGAGATTGCACAAACTTAGCTGCCACCCATCCCATCATCCCGGTTGATTTTGTCGGCGCCTTCAGTGGTCGGTTTTGACGCCAAGGGAATCTTCGCGCTCGTGGTGAGTTATGGTCTAGTTTATGAGATTTGGGGGTCCTCTTGTCATTCATCTGGGCCGATGCAGGCGGCAACGCAAATGGGATTAGTACCTCCAACCCCATCCTCTTGGCGGTGATGGTAGCTTTGGTGGCGTCCTCGCAGGAGCACATGGTTGGTTTGTTCAAATATNNNNNNNNNNNNNNNNNNNNNNNNNNNNNNNNNNNNNNNNNNNNNNNNNNNNNNNNNNNNNNNNNNNNNNNNNNNNNNNNNNNNNNNNNNNNNNNNNNNNNNNNNNNNNNNNNNNNNNNNNNNNNNNNNNNNNNNNNNNNNNNNNNNNNNNNNNNNNNNNNNNNNNNNNNNNNNNNNNNNNNNNNNNNNNNNNNNNNNNNNNNNNNNNNNNNNNNNNNNNNNNNNNNNNNNNNNNNNNNNNNNNNNNNNNNNNNNNNNNNNNNNNNNNNNNNNNNNNNNNNNNNNNNNNNNNNNNNNNNNNNNNNNNNNNNNNNNNNNNNNNNNNNNNNNNNNNNNNNNNNNNNNNNNNNNNNNNNNNNNNNNNNNNNNNNNNNNNNNNNNNNNNNNNNNNNNNNNNNNNNNNNNNNNNNNNNNNNNNNNNNNNNNNNNNNNNNNNNNNNNNNNNNNNNNNNNNNNNNNNNNNNNNNNNNNNNNNNNNNNNNNNNNNNNNNNNNNNNNNNNNNNNNNNNTGCGTTTGGGGGCGATGTGCGGTCAGGTCTCCTCATCCGGCCTTCaccttcttctccaagttgacagCGTGGTTCCCATCTTCTAGTAGATCTCCGTGACTCCACAGCCGCAAACTCCGCCGAAGTGGACAAGCATGGAGCTAGGGGGAGGGCGAGCCATCGGATTTGGACCTGCTTGTAATTTCCACTTCCTCGGGGTTGTTcttgtaattttattttttatttctatcaTGAGTATATTATTTCTGGTCATTATACTATACTAAAAAGAAAAATTCTTTCccacgcaaaaaaaaaaaaaaattcttttttttaagCTTATAGACGAGGTTTTCTTGGTCGGTAGGATTCAGCCCGGGTCTGTCTGCTGCTCCTCCTCCCTGTCCGTCCGTCCGCTCGCCCCGAAGCgtctcgccgccgccggccccctcCACCGGAGCACCTCCTCGCCGGCGAGcagccatcctcctcctcctcctcttcctcccggtAAGAAAGCTCCAGCTTTCCTTGGATCGCGCCTCGTTCTCTCGCTCACGTACGACCTTCCGCCGCGAGGAACCGAGCCGGACCGAATCCGGTCCGGCCGGCCAGCCCGGATCTCCCCCTTCCGAGCTCGGCCTCGCCCCCCGCCGGCAGCACGCGTAGGAACTAGGCAGGGCCGCCACGGCGCTCCATCGGGCGCCCATGTGTTCCGCTTCCGCCACGGAAGTCTAGGGATTTGGGGATCGATTAGGGGACCAAATTGGGGGGTGGATTACTGGATCCTCATGGATGATGCAGATAAATCGGTGACGCGTTAGTGCCTCGAGGTCTAAGCTGCATGAAAGAGGCCGGGTAGATTATTGCCCAGATTGGGCTGCAGGCGCTGTTCCTAATTGCTCAATCAtgctacatacatacatacatacattgtGCGCTTCTTTGCCGGATTGTCGATACGCAACGGCTTCGTTTTCGGCTCTGCTCTGGCCAATGTTTCGGCCTCCGTCTGGCTATTTACAAGCTTGCACTTGTGATCAATTTATTTATGCACTTTACTCTTTTTATTTTATACACATGCAAGCGAGATGGCTTAAATTTGCTATGTTCAGATGTGTGCTTGTCTGTTTCTAATACATAAGCAGAGTTCAGATTGTCCATCCGACTGTATTAGATATGACTTGATGTTTGCTTACCTGTAATAAACTCTGTAGAGGTGCAAGGAAAAATAGTCTCTTCACCTTTATACAATGAATGTCATCGAGCTGCCATTAAATTCCTGTGTGTGGGGTACCTTTAACGGTATACATTGCTGTGGAAACTCATCCAGATCTTTCTTCACCTCCAATCCATTTATCCATTTAGTTTGTCACCGAGGGTTCTGTTTTCTGCCTTTCCCTTCCATGGTGTACTATAACTAATTACTAAGAGAAGTCAGTTTCTTTTCCGATTTTAAATCCATGCCACCCCTGAATCAGTATGGGCTAGTATTTGCTTCTGTAATAGCAGCCAGTAGAACAGCTCTTTCTTTAATGTTTTAGAACATCCAGTTTCTATTTCTTACTTTGTACATGTTCGCTTATGTCTTTATGATATACAAGGTTGAAAAATAAAATGGTGATCCTGCTAATAGATCCCTCACCTTTTAACTGAAAAGTACTCTGCAACTGTGGATGCCCTCATGGTGTCAATGTAGAATTCAGTTTAGAGCCCA encodes:
- the LOC119299095 gene encoding protein DJ-1 homolog A-like, translating into MAAVAPAPEEEDYVAADAAKLAAPHVEDDERQGGCCCCCGTASSSLARRATSWCRRKLVSRPVVCRGPTEPAAKRVLVAVAAGTEPLEAATAADILDRAGARVTVATASSGLIVEAGHGVRFAADARVAGLEAEEFDLIVLPGGMAGSANLRDCKPLEKMVRKHAEKGRMCGAIGAAPAVVLARWGVLQGFKATCHPALLGRLGDGGVIAVDDRVVKDRNVVTSQGIGTAIEFALALVEQLYGQRTAEEVAGPLYMRPKQGVKYSIQEYNQVQWKCTGTPRVLVPVANGSEEMEALNLIDVLRRASARVTVASVEDVPRIVTRHYKLNLIADVMLEQAAEMEFDLIVMPGGLPGALKFTSTDKLVGMLKKQAESGRPYGAICASPAYVLEPHGLLKGKKATSFPPMAHLLTDQSACEYRVVVDGNLMTSRAPGTATEFALAIVEKLFGEEKAVAIAKELVFM
- the LOC119315458 gene encoding ankyrin-2-like — translated: MADAADALSARSKVQSFLEAACSGDLEALRKFGSALDEEGKGAAAVAAGVRDANKRTALHFAAREGQTEVCKFLVEQLRLPVDPKDDDGETPLIHAARQGRQETVEYLLGRGADPSVASNMGATALHHAAGIGHIEIMKILLGKGVDVESESESGTPLVWAAGHGQQDAVKLLLEHNAKPDTETADGITSLLSAVAAGSLPCLEVLIQAGANPNVTAGGATPLHVAADSGNLEMIKCLLQAGGDPNTSDDDGFKPIEVAALRDNLEVVEHLLPLTSPIPGVSNWTVDGIVKYASSKMEEEKAQENESASLQRRQPVEVSPEAKKRSLEAKSRGDDAFRRKDFLVAVDAYTQAIEFDPNDPALLSNRSLCWLRAGQGERALEDARACRALKPDWAKACFREGAALRLLQRFEEAANAFYEGVQLEPENKELVKAFREAVEDGRKFHGTNKPTTNGTKSE